In Prunus dulcis chromosome 1, ALMONDv2, whole genome shotgun sequence, the following are encoded in one genomic region:
- the LOC117618891 gene encoding lachrymatory-factor synthase, whose protein sequence is MCLIYPFQHHFLSLSGFHGSARVRAKWEATVSARLTKARVDQIWPLLKDFHQWFPTLATCYGVRGANGEPGCIRYCSGSSIPSKGDHKAVSWSKERLVAVDDADHSLSYEIVESHIGFKSYVSTVRVVPGGDVEGQYGCLIEWSITVDPVEGWGLDDLVKKYELCLQSMEDAVL, encoded by the coding sequence ATGTGCCTCATTTACCCTTTCCAACATCactttctctccctctcagGTTTTCATGGATCGGCAAGAGTCAGGGCCAAATGGGAAGCCACAGTTTCTGCAAGGCTCACAAAGGCCAGAGTTGACCAGATCTGGCCTCTGCTCAAAGACTTCCACCAGTGGTTTCCAACCCTAGCCACTTGCTATGGCGTCCGAGGGGCCAACGGTGAGCCTGGCTGCATCAGATACTGCTCCGGGTCCTCAATTCCATCCAAGGGTGATCATAAGGCCGTCAGCTGGTCCAAGGAAAGATTGGTAGCCGTTGATGATGCTGACCATAGTTTAAGCTATGAGATTGTGGAAAGTCACATTGGGTTCAAGTCATATGTATCAACGGTCAGGGTTGTTCCAGGTGGGGATGTTGAAGGTCAATATGGGTGCTTGATCGAGTGGTCCATCACCGTTGATCCTGTGGAAGGGTGGGGTTTGGATGATTTAGTGAAAAAATATGAGCTGTGTTTACAGTCAATGGAGGAtgcagttttgtaa